A genomic segment from Osmerus mordax isolate fOsmMor3 chromosome 5, fOsmMor3.pri, whole genome shotgun sequence encodes:
- the tex36 gene encoding testis-expressed protein 36 — MTKGGKRYSIMENDGKWMYQLLKLPDRRLAQKNTGISYPFSAHDNRSALQGNIQVFDDGLGRKKCLDERRQQNSSCLRNHGDVNGSGVTKGDFSAYHTDYPDSLSSGSATFRRFPRNHLEKSTAAASALEPESFMWFGRHDLDHPLPLGVLGATNCSSTSKTKDYPHNQH; from the exons ATGACAAAAGGTGGAAAGAGATATTCCATAATGGAAAATGATGGCAAATGG ATGTATCAGTTACTGAAACTACCAGACAGGAGGCTTGCACAA aAAAACACAGGGATAAGCTATCCGTTTTCAGCTCACGATAACAGATCAGCATTGCAAGGCAACATCCAAGTATTTGATGAT GGCTTGGGGCGAAAGAAATGCCTGGACGAAAGGAGACAACAAAACTCCTCCTGTCTGCGCAACCATGGTGATGTGAACGGCTCGGGGGTGACCAAAGGAGACTTCTCAGCCTATCACACAGACTACCCAGacagcctgtcatcaggtagTGCTACCTTCAGGCGTTTCCCCAGAAACCATCTGGAAAAGTCCACCGCAGCCGCTAGTGCCCTGGAACCAGAGTCGTTCATGTGGTTTGGAAGGCATGACTTGGACCACCCTCTACCCCTGGGAGTTTTGGGTGCTACCAACTGCTCTAGCACCTCCAAGACAAAAGACTATCCCCATAACCAGCATTAG